In Topomyia yanbarensis strain Yona2022 chromosome 2, ASM3024719v1, whole genome shotgun sequence, one DNA window encodes the following:
- the LOC131678731 gene encoding peptidyl-prolyl cis-trans isomerase sig-7, with translation MSVVIETTIGDVTVDLFLTERPRAALNFLKLCKLKYYNFNLFHTIQHGFIAQTGDPGGSGEGGSSIWGVLEGKHKRYFEGEAVPKIKHTEPGLLSMVCAGEGLIGSQFFFTLGPDLISLDGGGHVVIGEVTEGHEVLRKLNEVICDEKHRPYQDVRITHTVVLEDPFDDPRGFKEPSRSPSPSAERLVGGRIAADEDIDDTDGKTAEEVAEMLAEREAKARATILEIVGDIPDVDVAPPENVLFVCKLNPVTTDDDLQIIFSRFGKIKGCEVIRDKVSGDSLQYAFIEFEEQKSCEDAYFKMDNVLIDDRRIHVDFSQSVSKVRWKGKGKGIEYLDGSDKKSFRDIEYKNVRRDRKRAPSRLRKSKSSGSSSRSRSRSVKRRLSPKGLKGGGRRRRSPWRRGSGGGGGGGGGGRRNRDKRVRLSESNSGYHDEHNGRDIRVVQGMVDYKNRPYPPTYIKRNAPKVESGPSRSGPRDRRSRSPIRNRPQRRSRSNERRRTSRSRSRSPNLRRRSASSDRYQRRDRNRRRNSRSPLELHSLRRKSVSRSPDRKPSKSGRSYSTERRVDRSRNRRDSSPPNRRNLAPPRFKDDKHKSSDRYSDDDRSKQKKKSSKKKSRKHSDSDSDSGSDDGGKHKRKKSKKRK, from the coding sequence ATGTCGGTGGTGATTGAAACGACTATCGGAGATGTTACCGTGGATCTATTTCTAACGGAGCGTCCTCGTGCGGCATTAAACTTTCTGAAACTGTGCAAGCTTAAGTACTACAACTTTAACCTGTTTCACACGATCCAGCATGGATTTATCGCACAGACCGGCGATCCGGGCGGTTCCGGCGAAGGCGGCTCGTCCATATGGGGCGTTTTGGAGGGAAAGCATAAGCGCTATTTCGAAGGAGAGGCTGTCCCGAAAATCAAGCATACGGAACCAGGTCTCTTATCGATGGTATGTGCTGGTGAGGGTCTAATCGGGTCTCAGTTTTTCTTCACCTTGGGGCCGGATCTAATCTCGCTGGATGGCGGTGGGCATGTCGTGATTGGTGAAGTAACGGAAGGGCATGAGGTATTGAGGAAGCTGAACGAAGTTATTTGCGACGAGAAGCATCGACCGTATCAGGATGTGCGGATTACTCACACAGTCGTTCTGGAGGATCCGTTCGATGACCCGAGAGGTTTCAAAGAACCTAGCCGTTCGCCATCGCCATCTGCAGAACGTTTGGTTGGTGGCAGAATTGCTGCAGATGAGGATATTGACGATACCGATGGGAAGACGGCTGAAGAGGTCGCAGAAATGTTAGCTGAAAGAGAAGCGAAGGCACGGGCCACTATTCTGGAAATAGTCGGTGACATTCCCGACGTAGATGTTGCTCCACCGGAGAACGTGTTGTttgtttgtaaattgaatcCAGTTACGACGGACGATGATTTGCAGATTATTTTTAGTCGGTTCGGAAAGATTAAAGGTTGCGAAGTGATTCGGGACAAAGTCAGCGGAGATTCACTGCAGTATGCATTTATTGAGTTTGAGGAGCAGAAGTCCTGTGAGGATGCCTATTTCAAAATGGATAACGTTTTGATTGATGATCGTAGAATTCATGTCGACTTTTCGCAGTCCGTTTCCAAAGTTCGTTGGAAAGGAAAAGGCAAAGGGATCGAATATTTGGACGGAAGCGACAAAAAATCCTTTAGGGATATCGAGTATAAGAATGTACGAAGAGATCGAAAACGTGCACCAAGTCGATTGAGGAAGTCCAAAAGTTCCGGATCATCCAGCAGATCTCGGTCTCGTAGTGTAAAACGCCGGCTAAGTCCAAAAGGACTTAAGGGCGGGGGACGTAGAAGGCGATCTCCTTGGCGAAGAGGTTCCGGTGGAGGAGGAGGTGGCGGTGGTGGAGGACGCCGAAATCGAGACAAACGAGTTCGTCTTTCGGAATCAAATTCAGGGTATCACGATGAACATAATGGTCGAGACATTCGCGTTGTTCAAGGCATGGTGGATTACAAGAACCGCCCATATCCACCAACTTACATAAAACGTAACGCCCCAAAGGTAGAGTCTGGTCCGAGTCGCTCCGGTCCACGTGATCGTCGCTCCCGTTCACCCATTCGAAACCGACCACAGCGTCGTTCAAGATCGAACGAGCGACGGCGTACTTCGCGTTCCCGATCTCGAAGTCCTAACCTCCGGAGAAGGTCTGCATCGTCCGATCGTTACCAGCGTCGAGATCGTAACCGCCGCCGAAATTCTCGTAGTCCGCTGGAATTGCATTCACTAAGACGCAAATCTGTTAGCCGCTCGCCGGATCGCAAACCTTCCAAAAGTGGTCGCTCATACTCTACGGAACGACGTGTCGATCGTAGTCGCAATCGCCGGGACTCAAGTCCGCCAAATCGCCGCAACCTGGCCCCTCCCAGATTTAAGGACGACAAACACAAATCGTCGGATCGGTATTCGGATGACGATCGGTCCAAGCAAAAGAAAAAGAGTAGCAAGAAAAAATCGAGGAAACACAGTGACAGTGATTCCGATTCGGGCTCCGATGATGGCGGAAAACATAAACGGAAGAAGAGTAAGAAAAGGAAGTGA